The DNA sequence GTCAATGACAATCGATCAGACCCTCTGGTCTGCCTACTTGTTTTTCATCGCATTTTTCTGTGCTTCTGCTTCGACTGACGGATCCAGTTCTTCAACGGGGTCGGCTTCGGTTTCTGGTGTCATGGGAGCACCGCCACCACACCCAAACTGGAATGGTGTCAGACAGATTACGAATAAGAGCGAGCGTAGAATTCTGGTCATCGGTTTTCTTTTTCCAATAAGAACATGAATTGAGTGAGTCAATATCGTCAGAGTAAAAAGACCTCGCCACTTTTGACAAGTGGCGAGGTATCGATCACAGTTAAGAATCAAAAGTTAAGCTTACCATTCACCCAGGACATTACCATCATTGTAATTCCCCAGGTTACGCCAGATGTTGATGTCGACGTTGTCCGAAGCGAAGCGGATTGATCCGTCAGCCAGCAGCACGTGCACGCCACCAACGTGTTTACTGCGGGCAGACAGGAGCGCGTTGGTTGAGCTCGAACCGGCACCGCAGTCAGGAATTTTGGTGTTGGGTGTATACACTGTACAATAATAGTGCGACTGGTACAACGAGGCGTAGAACCAGGAGTAGCCCTGCTGAGCGCCGGTGGTATTACTGCCATAAACGGTGGCACAGGTCGCAGCACAACTGTTGTTGGTCGGCAATTCGCTACACATGGGCGCGCTGGCGAAAGTTTCTGAGACCATCATCGTGTTGGTCGTTCCGTCTTCAACGTCACGGATGCGAACGCTGTTGTTCATGCGGAACATGGAATTGACATCCTGGTTTGATCCCGTGATGTTACTCACGGCGGTATCAGAGGTCAGAGCCAGGCTGCGACAGGCCATGTAGTTTGTCGGGCCATAGTTTCCGTCCGGCTGACGTGATGAGTCACTTGGGCAGCGGAGAACCGGCAGCTTCTCTCTGCGGATACTGTTATTCGGAGCCGCGCTGACGCCATGTTCCATTTCCCAGTTGATCTGGTTATAGAGCGGTGCCTGGTCCAGGAACGGCAGAATACGGGGAATCCAGCCCAACTGACTCGTCGTCCAGGATGTGACGCCGGCTCCGTAGGTTCTACGGATATCACCGGGAGGGAAGCACTGAAAGTTATCGTGATAGTTGTGCAGTGCCAAGCCAATCTGTTTCAGATTGTTTTTACACTGCGAGCGACGCGCTGCTTCGCGTGCCTGCTGAACGGCCGGCAACAGAAGTGCAATCAGAATCGCGATGATTGCAATTACAACCAGCAGTTCGATCAGCGTGAATCCACGCTTCTTTTTGAGCAACACTTTTTCCATAAACTGGAACTCCCTGAAAACGAGTAATGAAAAACAACAAATAAGTTTTGTTGAAGAAAATGTTTCAGATATAGGGACTTTCTTCGCAGTTAATCGTCTGGGAAGAAAGCGGGAGCAGGCCTGAGGGCCCTGATAGATTGATTAAATATACTTGTGTTGAATTAGACAGAATTTAACATCGATTTTACATAAAATAAAAAATTCAGTCTGTGAGCCCTGAGCAGGGTATCGATTGAATCTGATGCCCGCGAATCATCACCCCGCTATTTTAAGGTCAGATGAAGGGGAATCACAATCTTAATACATTAAAAATTGACAGGATAATTTATAAGCTTTGTTGTTGTGTGTGTTTATGTGCACAC is a window from the Gimesia benthica genome containing:
- a CDS encoding DUF1559 domain-containing protein translates to MEKVLLKKKRGFTLIELLVVIAIIAILIALLLPAVQQAREAARRSQCKNNLKQIGLALHNYHDNFQCFPPGDIRRTYGAGVTSWTTSQLGWIPRILPFLDQAPLYNQINWEMEHGVSAAPNNSIRREKLPVLRCPSDSSRQPDGNYGPTNYMACRSLALTSDTAVSNITGSNQDVNSMFRMNNSVRIRDVEDGTTNTMMVSETFASAPMCSELPTNNSCAATCATVYGSNTTGAQQGYSWFYASLYQSHYYCTVYTPNTKIPDCGAGSSSTNALLSARSKHVGGVHVLLADGSIRFASDNVDINIWRNLGNYNDGNVLGEW